The window ATCCACAAATGACAACTGTGCTATGACAAAAGACCAAACATAACAAAGATGAGTCGTATGCAGAAAGACAAGCAGATAaccacaacaaaattattatatattctgaTTAAGAAAAATTAGGTAATCAAGTTTCAAAATGTAACCAAAGCATACCTGAATACTGGGAATTAGTGCAGGTTCAACAGCCATTGATTCAGGGTCAATGCTGGATAACGTTTCACCTGATGCTTGCCATAGCTCAGGAACTAAAGCTGAAGAATTTATCAATGCAGACTCAATTCCTTTCCCAAGCATATCCAATAACAACCTAGCTTGCATATCCAGAACCATCGCCCTCACCTCTTGGGCATTTGATCCTTCCAGTAACCTACACTTTATCCTGTCTAGACTCTGCAATCATTTAGAGCCAAGTCCATTTAGCCAACAAATTAGCAACACAAACACGATCACATCCCAAtcagaaaatacaaataaacagaAAAAGTCAAGAAACAAATAGAAGTCcatattgtttaattataaaaaatagtattaattatCCTATCTGAAAGACACGGTAAAAGAGTGGCTGGTGCAAATTTGGTTGAAAAGTAATCCTTAGCAGATATTAAGGAAgcttaaaaatcatattcagACTGAAATCCACATGaacaatcaaaatttcaaatttataggAGTGAAGCAACCTCACATCAAATATTAACTATGAAAACGAAAATTTCAACACCAAACTGAGCATTTTTTCATCCACAAGACCACAAGTTATTGAGTATAATCAATGATGTAGAGGCTATGCCAAATAGTAAAAGTCTAAGTTTCAACAtgaaatacaaaattgtcaatAGCAAGCATTTGCTGCTGGGTCCAAATTCCATTTTATGATATATCCATGAAACATTCCACCCACAGTTAATATGGAACAATTTACTCTCAGTTAACCGAAAAAGTTGAAGAGGAAATTGAAGTAAACTATAAAAGCCAATGACAAAATTCTGAAAAGGTGATGGTTCAACAGTAACATACAGGACCATACTGTTGCCTGTGCTGAACAGAAGGGAGAGAATGGAAATCCGCATCCAAAACTGCGATAACACTATTGAGTGAAACTGAaaccaggaaaaaaaatgtcactAGTTAATAGATAGAAGTCACAGAACCAACACCACAGTATATTGCACAGATGCTTTCTAACAGTACAAATATGAAATAGGAAATCATATTCTCCATTCTCTGGCACAAACTtgaacataaacaaaaatagCCAAAGGAATTGACAATAAGAACTGCCTTACCAATACCATCCTCAGCAGCACTCTGTGTGCAGCCCACAGCATCCCACCAATCAACACTAACTAAAAGGCTCCACCAAAACCTGTTTTCCTAACAGATGTTAGCACCAGGCAAGCCATGTAATGTAAATCATTGACAAAGAAACAAATCACAACTTCCATTACCAGACAAAGTAGACAAATAATTGAAGCAGCTGCAAATTTATAAGGATATCAAGAAACAGTTAATATATGACTTACTAGAAAGGATTAAAGAAATCACCTTTCAGCAATGGCACGCTCCCAAGTTGATGAATTGGCCTTTGCTTGACTAATGGGAATAGAAGGAGGAAGAACCCGAATTATTCTCAATATTGTACAATTTTTGCTAGAGTCATGCCAAACAGAAGCCGAACAGCAGCTTGTTGAAGAAAAAGCGGGAGCAGCAATTGCAGATCCAACATTAATCTGATAGTTGTCTACAGGTGTAAAATTTGGACCTGAAAATACATGGACACCACCTCGAAGAAAAGCAATGGCAATTTCACCACCATGAGCAGAGTAAACAACTCGAGCAAGTGCCCTGACATCACTTGGAAGATCAAATGGATCAAAATTGACCCTTTTTGATTTATCAGAAACAGACTCAGATACCTTTTGCACATCAGAAGACATTCCAATTGCAGGTGACTGATGGTTCTTGAAATCATTTGTTGGAGGTATGCTCAGGTCTACTTTGGACTGCCAAACAGTTTGCATAGGCGGTTGTCCACCCATACTAGAAGTAGGGTTTCCAAATATAGGATGGAGAACCACATGCTGTAAAGATGATTCCCAGCGTTGCACTCTCCACCCTGTAATTGATGGGCCCTCATCTGGATCATAAGGGGACATATACTGTCCTGTACATGTAAAATCAGCTATACATCAATTTTTTAGTTCAATTATCTGGGCACATGAAACCTATTGGTGTAAAATCCTGATAAACTAGCATCACAGCCAGTATTGTCACAACCTAGAGGACTAAGAAGGCAAGATAGGTACAGGGTGCTTCTATTATAGTGGATCTTAAAGTATGCCCAAGGATGAATTGTGAAACATTGGAAGCATGACTATAAGGAGGAGGGAACTTGATAATGCTTTATCCAGTCCATTATCAGTCATTTgatataagatatttttcttgtaaattgtggattcttattttgtttcacaccagattaattattctttaaatGGCAACATATGGCTTTAAAGTTTAACCACAGTATAAGGATATTTAAATGGGTTTCACTTACAAATCCCCGATTCTTAGCAGATTTGGTCAACTCAACTGTAACCTTTAAAACACATATAGAGTAAAGATTTGCACTTGTGTTGTGGCGATGGGGGAATGTGGGAACAAAGACAGCAGCTAGACAGACTGCTGAAGACTAATTGAGAAAGACATTTTGATGAAGGGCAACCGTATTCCAAAAGATATACAGTAGAAGTGTAAGACATTCAACacattaataacaaataatgaTTTAAATTGAATAGTATAATGGAGCAGAACcataaatagtaaaagaaatgaaagaatatCAGAAGTTTCTGTGGAGAAAATATTAAGTCCCATGTTTCTCACAATTGTTTTACCTTTAatctatataaacaaaaataaacacaatagagcttcacaaattttaaatgaacttCATCAGGACTCAGTAATAAAAACATGTACAATCATGTTGGATTAAAATTACAATGATAAAGATAAGAGGGGGGGCTGAAGGGAAGGAGACAAAATGAGATGGAAAACGAATAAAAATGGACGAATAAATTCATTATCAATGAAGCCACACCTTAGCACTGAgcaatttgaaaacttatttGAGGGGAAAAAAATAGTCAGAATCAGCTTCATACCCTCAACTATCACAACAGCTATCACTGAACCCGCACGAGTTGGATCAAAGGCCACTGCTGTTACACCAGAACCCCATGTAGTGGTTGCTGCAGATTGAGCTGCAGCTTCAGGACTCACATATGCTGAAAAATTCGAAACTGGTGAGCAATATAGAGGTACAGCATCAACAAGGTTTTGGTCTGTCTGTTTTCTCCCTTGCTTTGCTTCAGATAATAGATAATCTTGCCAACTAAATAAATATGCAGCTAAAGCCGCAAAACCATCCCAGTTGGGAGGGCTAAGAGGTGGGACACCACAAGTGGTACTTGTCTTTGGAGTTACCTGGAAACCATTTCCAGGCCCAGGTGCAACCTCCCAAACGACAATGGTGGACGGATTAACAATTGGTACACCTGCTACATGCATGGCACCACTGTCTGTTATGATAGCATCACCGGCCATAATGCCACTTGGCCCACAACCCAAAAGTCCTTTACTAGTGCAAAACCACTTCGGTGTTGTGCCATTCTGAGTAGGAGGCCACTGGGACCAGTGAAGTTGAACTGAACCCGATGAGAACACAGAACAGACACAAAGAAAATTGGGCCATCTAgctgaaaaaataaacaattgcaTGCATCAGCTGCACAAGCACAGTACtattaaatacatatatttgacgataatttaaaaattaaatataaggaATGAACAAATATGCGATCAAATAGAGGTAATGTCAGGTGCCATCATAGCATTGACCATCATTTATCACAGTATAAAACTTGCCCAAGTATCAACCAATCACTAAGATGGTTGactatcataattaaaacaaaaagtgcCAATGAGCTTGTAACTCCAAATGACACCAACTCAATTATTCAGGACTTAGGAAAGACTCGAGTGTTGTGAAGATGCCAGAGGTTTGGTCATCCAAAAGACACCCAGACCCCTACCCTacgagaaaatgaaaatattgcCCAACAAAGTTTATATGAATTTCAGATAATCATTTCATCTAGCATGGTTTGCCTCcataaagaaattttattcCCAAAATGGCAAAATCACAAGCAATATTAAAAACAACACCAACACAAAAAGTGAGGGAAACggcaagtaaaaaaatttagatgatGGGTTCTCATGGTTTGTCactaaaacaatgaaaaattattggCATAAGagcaaaaacaatataaaagtgGTACTTCTTGACATACATATTACCACTAGCAACTAGCAAAATTGTTgtggaacaaaaagaaaaagaaaaaaaacacaatcaattagacaCAATGAGCTTGTAGCTCAATAGGACAACTATCCCCCTACTCATGTGCTTGCACTCAGTGTATCCAAGATAAAAAAGGGGAGGGGGGGGGAAGGGGCAGAAAAGTATGAAAATAGAATAATTGACCTGAAGTTTGAGATTGCTGCGAAAGATACTTTTCCTCAAATGTCAACTTTGAATTGGCAGGAGCACTTGATTTGGATGAAAGCCACCTATACTATTAATTCAGAAAGCAATTGACTTCGATTAAAAATGAAGTAACCAATAGTACATGGAATAGACTTGGTTCTAACAGTCTGTAAACCAATGCTTGAGTTCTTTTTGCAGATAAATGGATCCATGTTATAATTTGAAACTATGGTCTATCTTactgaaaaataataagatacaaATCCTGAACTATTTGCTCAGAGGTTCAATCATTGAAAGGCCATGTTTGAAAATAACCAAAccaggagagagagagagagagagagagagagagagaatcccTATCCCTTACATAATCACATAAATTTGAGGACAAAATTAGACGAATAAAATGTTTACTAGACTTTATCAAAAGAAATGTACAAAGAATTTGAACATATGAGTAGAAGACTAGCAAACATTATACCGGAGACACCCCTGATAGCCACTTTGTAACAACTGCAATATCTTGCCGCCACTCATGCTCACGCTGCCAACAGCTAGTATCATGGACAAGATTAGCTGGCCCCTGAATGGACAAACCAATATGTGAGGAACAAATACACAACACAAGCAAATATGTGCAATAGAGAAAACATGAAAGGGTAGAGGTGGGCAAATGATGGATCAAATGTactaaactaaaatatatgcTAAAATAGGATTTTTAACACCTCCAAAGTGAGAAAATGCATAAAGTAAGAAAGTAAAAGTGTATCCaccattgattttaattaaagtatCACATAAACTTGACCCACTATAAATCAAGGGTGGATGCGCCCTAACTTTCTCGCTTTACACGCTTTCTCACTTTAGAGGAGTCAAATCCCCAAGAATATATGATAGTCACACATTTAGAAGCTCTAGGAACTAGATTGATAAATCACACTTACTTGAGGAGGTTGAGTCCAAATAGTTACCCTCCCATGGAAATTTGCAATCAGTAATGCACGGGGACAAGAGGACGGGGACCATTCAATAAACTGGACAGAATCACGAGGAGAATCTGCAGAAGATATGAATACAATTAATTAAGCTTCCTAAAGTAAAAAGAAACTCAGATGGTAAAAAAGAAAGCtcagaatgaaaaaagaaatgagaaaTAACATCCAAATGGCACTCAATCAATGGACAGTCCGCCAAATAATGTCAAAGAATATGTTGTCATATTTGAGGATATGCTGCTCCTAAAATCATTTGGAGTTTGATCCAAAGTCCAAACTCTGCTATCTGAATTAGATGTCAGTCACTCAGCTCCTCAAGTCTTCTAGGACAATCTGAGCATCATGGCCCAGGCTTAGACTCCTGTTTTGAATGCTCAGGCCAAACACATGGAACTTGATCTACTTTTATTCAAGAGAAGGTCCTAAGCAAGCAGCTTAGTTGTTAATGTTTCCATGCCTTTATATCCAAGCTCATTGAGGGTGATTCCTCTGCATCACAACCCTCTTGAGCTTGCAAGGGGGTATTAGCGTAAAACAGAGTAGCTTATCTCCTAACAGCTGTTGGTTAGTAAAGTTAGATAAAGCGAGCTGATAGCCACAGCTAGCTGATGTGTCAGCTAACCTAGACTTGTATTTGGGGCAGCTATAAATAGCTGCACCTGCTCGCttgtaataattgaattcacCTATATGAAAATCACTCTTTCCCTGGACTATACAAAACATGCATGATAGGGTAACTACTAATGTGAGAACTCTATGAAGCAAAACTAAGAACTTCCCTTACTTGATACCATCAAGACTCAGCCAGCCCTAAGTCCttacttgtttaatctagtCAAGGATGTGCTTACCAGGGACACACAAAAGACTATCCCTAATTGCATGATTTTTGCAAATCATATAGTTTTGActgaagaatcaagagaagcAGTCAACTTTAAACTTGAGCTTTGGAGAGAGACATTGAAAACAAAGGATTTTTGCTTATTAGGAATAAGAGAGAATATATGCATTGCAATTTTAGCAAGACACAAGAGGAATATGACTTGGAAATAAAAATAGGAGAACATGTTATACCATAGGAATCtaagtttaaatatatgggaTCAACACTACATCGCAATGGGGAAATTAATGAGAATGTCACACACAAGATACAAGGCATTGAAGGTTATTCATTAGTCATTGCAAAGTACCTACAAAACTCAAAGACAATTTTATCGTACTAATACATGTCTGAATATAGACGGTGTCTAGCTTCCAAAAGGAAAACTCATTTTGCACGGTGCGAAAGTCACACAGAAtgtcaaatatattaattttaaattagatgcttgagatttctttttttctttcttcattcatCTTTACCGATTTACCCTCACCCCTTATCTCTTTTTCTTATCTCCTTTATCTTCGCTGCCGCCGCCTACGACGGCACTCCTCCTTATTCAACCCCCACATCCTCGTTGCTCCCAAACACCAAATCCCTGTTCCCTCACCAACACAACCATACCCCACAACATAAAACAGagattgtaacaaaaaaatcacaaatttgaaTCCGACCACAAAAATCAAAGAGATCTAGAAATCCGCAGATCTAAATTTTCTCTAACATCAATGGCGACCATGGTGACGGTTCTCCATTTTGATTCTATATCCGAAATTGTTGGTACTTGATTATTGAGAAAATGTGCGTTGTGAATGAAACAAGCTCATGATTCTTTGTATTTAAGTTTCAACATACCCCCATGCAATTCTTTTATCTGGGTTTAAACATACTCACTTGCGATTTTTTTATCTGGGTTTCAACATACTCATGCAATTTTTGTTTGTGGTCGATGTTAATCGTCGgagaggagggaagaacaaaatttggggaaaaaagaggaaaaacgaaaaaagaagtaaaatagtGAAGATAAACAGTGGAAGAGACCCTTCTTGGTGACATCAGCAACGCACTGCAGGTTTAGGCTTAGGGTAAGGGGCAAACtgggaaagaaaatataaaaaaaataaaaaataaaaaaaggaaaaaatagacTCTCACACAGTGCGAAACAAGTTTTAGTTCCACACGCTAGACACCGTCCTGGATATATTATATGATCATGATGTTCATAAAGTTTATACAGATCAAGGATTTCCGctggtttaatttaatttatttatgtgcTGCaagatttgataattaaaagatTTCTTATTTAGGTAAAAGTGGAGTCCAAACTCCAACTGCGTAAGTGCATAacccaaaatcaaaatattgttACTATTAGTTGATGCCAGATTATACTGTTGAATAGCCTAGCATAGTATAAGCTTTATGCAAGGAATGCAAGAGAGCTAAAAAATACCAATCTAAAACTTCACAATTATTCAGGCAGCTTTGGAATTAGATGCAGCAAAAATGAAGCATTTGAGGTCACAAAATGAAGCAATGACATCAAAGTACCTGCTATGACATTGAACACTGCACATTCAGTCGGCCTCTCTGGGATCACAATATGTATAGGGATCCAAAATGGTGGATTAGCAGTTGAACTatggagaaaagaaaaacactaaTAAGCATTAGAAATTGGCAATAAAACCAAACACGCTAGTGCCAGCAAACCAGTGAAATGAGCAATAGATACATGAATGAGCAAGACAAGACAGCATTCGTTCCTGTTTGTAAAAATAAAGTTGTGTTTGAACTTCAAACAAATGTAAAGgattatttaataaatgatgTGGGCTTCAACCAAAATTAAGTTAAGCTAAATTAGAACTTGAATAAGCCAGTTTGCATTTCACAGTACATTCAATTCAGGTCATTTAAACAAAAATGTCTCTTTAGGGCTTGTTTTCTTCTACTACATATTTAACCTCATTAAAAGCTATGGTTTATGAAGCCCattatttattgtcattttattttggTAACATAGTGTTAGaactttagtatttttattgCATTTGGAGTCTTCATGAAAGAGTGTTAGTGAGCAGGATTTGTTCTAGTCATCCATTGCCAAATTTGTCAGGCAACAAATAAGAAAAGTGGCTAAGCACAGAAAAGATATTATGTTAGCCAATTAATGAAACATGTTCAAACCTCAAAGACACTGTTAAATATGTTAAAAGATATATCCACAATATCTCTGGTCAGTACTTCATTTAGGTCTTCACAATCAACATAGAAAAAATGTAGATTAGAAAGTTTGAGATGTTCATCAACTAAACTATGTGCATttgaaagagttttttttttttatcagcttaTTTGGGCTTATCTTACTCTTGACAGAAGTACTTGTGTAAGTGTTTGGGAGAGCTTATGAAAATAGTTTATGATATGTTTACTGTTTACATGTTGTTTCAGCTTAGTTCAATAAGCTCTCCATAATAAGCTTATGAAAACAGCTTACAAATTGTATGAAAGCAGTTTAATCATATCTACtatttgattataaaaacaatttatgaTAAGTACTTATTAATAAGTACATAACTAAGCTATTTACCCAAACACACTCCAAAGTCTAGTTGATTTTATCAATAACGTATCATGCAATGGATCTTCACAATCTTATAAACTCCAACAATTCTTCTGGTTGTGTTTTACTACAATTATCATATATACAAACAGAAAGTTTTGTTCTTAATTAAACATATAGAACAGTCAAAGATTTGAAAACATGTccaaatgtattaaaaaaaaccttGGAATTCTGGCACACGTTTCTGCTGCACAAGCTATAGCATTCAGTTTTCCGCACCACGAAACAGCACTgcagaaaaaacaaacaagattaaaaaaaatgtgagaaatCCATAGTACCAAAATTATTGTGCCATAAAAGACCTACAATAGTACACAAACATGAATTGCAAGACCAAAAAAAAGCATGTCAGAATCTAAATTTTACACTGAAAAACTCGTACACTCTGAACCATGCAAAGTCAGTCTACGTTCTTTTAGGAATTGTTGCCACATATTATGCCCATGATCAGCATAAGGATGAAAATAATCATCATAAGGGATGACTACAAGCTACATCAGCAACCGAGCATTTTTTTGTTCTCCCAAATTTGAATACACAAAAAGAAAGCACTTCATTTCATGAACTATGTTTGGAAAAACTTCTCCATAATCACATATAAGAGGAAAATTTTCTACGGTgaactaaaatcaacttatgcacgtAACTTTTATAAATCCTCTCGTCTAACTTCTCAGAAAATTGAAGTgcaataagttgattttagcttataaGAGGAACTAAATTCATTCATTTCTACCTCATGGAGAAGTTTATCCGATCAAAGTCAAGCACTAACTATCACACTAAGAAAACAAGCTTCCAATTCATAACACTCCCCTCTCCCCcacccccaaaaaaaaatgcatcaacaaaatcattaatttgaGCTATAGAAACAGTTCAATTTTCAAAGCACTGACCTAAAATTGCGACAAAGTTCAGGCACACTCAT of the Glycine max cultivar Williams 82 chromosome 13, Glycine_max_v4.0, whole genome shotgun sequence genome contains:
- the LOC100793949 gene encoding mediator of RNA polymerase II transcription subunit 16 isoform X2, whose product is MNQIGGTKDPEAEPVSPSLPQPQDTPKSSDKTDSATAVVVVAAASEEQEVGEEEKPPPPPVPMEEDPVNPATVFSIRLKQPRSNLLHKMSVPELCRNFSAVSWCGKLNAIACAAETCARIPSSTANPPFWIPIHIVIPERPTECAVFNVIADSPRDSVQFIEWSPSSCPRALLIANFHGRVTIWTQPPQGPANLVHDTSCWQREHEWRQDIAVVTKWLSGVSPYRWLSSKSSAPANSKLTFEEKYLSQQSQTSARWPNFLCVCSVFSSGSVQLHWSQWPPTQNGTTPKWFCTSKGLLGCGPSGIMAGDAIITDSGAMHVAGVPIVNPSTIVVWEVAPGPGNGFQVTPKTSTTCGVPPLSPPNWDGFAALAAYLFSWQDYLLSEAKQGRKQTDQNLVDAVPLYCSPVSNFSAYVSPEAAAQSAATTTWGSGVTAVAFDPTRAGSVIAVVIVEGQYMSPYDPDEGPSITGWRVQRWESSLQHVVLHPIFGNPTSSMGGQPPMQTVWQSKVDLSIPPTNDFKNHQSPAIGMSSDVQKVSESVSDKSKRVNFDPFDLPSDVRALARVVYSAHGGEIAIAFLRGGVHVFSGPNFTPVDNYQINVGSAIAAPAFSSTSCCSASVWHDSSKNCTILRIIRVLPPSIPISQAKANSSTWERAIAERFWWSLLVSVDWWDAVGCTQSAAEDGIVSLNSVIAVLDADFHSLPSVQHRQQYGPSLDRIKCRLLEGSNAQEVRAMVLDMQARLLLDMLGKGIESALINSSALVPELWQASGETLSSIDPESMAVEPALIPSIQAYVDSVLDLASHFITRLRRYASFCRTLASHAVTAGSGSNRNMVASPTQSSATPATSQGGQNGTSSSMGSAQLQTWVQGAIAKISNTTDGGSNPTPNPISGPSTFMPISINTGTFPGTPAVRLIGDCHFLHRLCQLLLFCFFFRRTQLPRYINRTSDTNIQKPQSNTPAPGKVEEIAKPVSAVVKSDDGQTGRTGAKGAEEVPSGRSRLGSGNAGQGYTFEEVKVLFMMLMDLCRRTAGLQHPLPVSQVGSNNIQVRLHYIDGNYSVQPEVVEASLGPHMQRCRCCWSSFTRTRTPPSSRRVAQAEYVWCTLV
- the LOC100793949 gene encoding mediator of RNA polymerase II transcription subunit 16 isoform X1 — encoded protein: MNQIGGTKDPEAEPVSPSLPQPQDTPKSSDKTDSATAVVVVAAASEEQEVGEEEKPPPPPVPMEEDPVNPATVFSIRLKQPRSNLLHKMSVPELCRNFSAVSWCGKLNAIACAAETCARIPSSTANPPFWIPIHIVIPERPTECAVFNVIADSPRDSVQFIEWSPSSCPRALLIANFHGRVTIWTQPPQGPANLVHDTSCWQREHEWRQDIAVVTKWLSGVSPYRWLSSKSSAPANSKLTFEEKYLSQQSQTSARWPNFLCVCSVFSSGSVQLHWSQWPPTQNGTTPKWFCTSKGLLGCGPSGIMAGDAIITDSGAMHVAGVPIVNPSTIVVWEVAPGPGNGFQVTPKTSTTCGVPPLSPPNWDGFAALAAYLFSWQDYLLSEAKQGRKQTDQNLVDAVPLYCSPVSNFSAYVSPEAAAQSAATTTWGSGVTAVAFDPTRAGSVIAVVIVEGQYMSPYDPDEGPSITGWRVQRWESSLQHVVLHPIFGNPTSSMGGQPPMQTVWQSKVDLSIPPTNDFKNHQSPAIGMSSDVQKVSESVSDKSKRVNFDPFDLPSDVRALARVVYSAHGGEIAIAFLRGGVHVFSGPNFTPVDNYQINVGSAIAAPAFSSTSCCSASVWHDSSKNCTILRIIRVLPPSIPISQAKANSSTWERAIAERFWWSLLVSVDWWDAVGCTQSAAEDGIVSLNSVIAVLDADFHSLPSVQHRQQYGPSLDRIKCRLLEGSNAQEVRAMVLDMQARLLLDMLGKGIESALINSSALVPELWQASGETLSSIDPESMAVEPALIPSIQAYVDSVLDLASHFITRLRRYASFCRTLASHAVTAGSGSNRNMVASPTQSSATPATSQGGQNGTSSSMGSAQLQTWVQGAIAKISNTTDGGSNPTPNPISGPSTFMPISINTGTFPGTPAVRLIGDCHFLHRLCQLLLFCFFFRRTQLPRYINRTSDTNIQKPQSNTPAPGKVEEIAKPVSAVVKSDDGQTGRTGAKGAEEVPSGRSRLGSGNAGQGYTFEEVKVLFMMLMDLCRRTAGLQHPLPVSQVGSNNIQVRLHYIDGNYSVQPEVVEASLGPHMQNMPRPRGADAAGLLLRELELHPPAEEWHRRNMFGAPWSDPEDVDCANDTPKLVNSDPLDFSSLEHCDVYYGTHRLWPRKRRMSERDAAFGLNTSVGLGGYLGIMGSRRDVVTATWKTGLEGVWYKCVRCQRQTSAFTSPDATASPSQNDREMWWISRWVHSCPMCGGTWARVV